The genomic region CTACAAGGGACTCCGCTCCGGCCTTTCCGCAACGGCAGAAGTCACGACCGCAAAAAGGGACTCCTGTCTTTCCATTCCCATTCAGAGCCTGGTTCTTCGAACCAAGAAGTCCCTGGAGGAGAATTCCGGGAAAAACGATCGCCGCCTCCAGGCCGCTGGGCTGGAGCCTCCTGTCTTTGAGTTTGAAGAGGACAAGAAAGAGCTGGAGGGCGTCTTCCTCATCCGGAACGACCGCGCCATTTTCCGTCCCGTCCTCACCGGCATCGCCGGTGACCGCCACTTTGAACTGATCGAGGGTCTGGAAGCCGAAGATCGCATCGTCACCGGCTCCATGAAAACCCTGAGAAACCTGCATCACGGAGAAAAGGTGAAGGAGACACGAGTCGAGGACGAGGAAAGCGGCAAGGGCAAGAAAAAACGCGGTTTCTCTATCCAGATCGGCTAGGTCATGAGTCCGCTCGAAGGTATTCGCATCGCGCTCGCCACTCTCTGGGCAAACAAGTTGCGTTCGGCTCTGGTGATGACCGGTAACCTGATCGCCGTGGCCAGCATCATCGCCGTTGTCAGCATTATCGACGGCATGAATGTCTACATGCACGAGAAAGTATTCGAACAGGGAAGCGGTATCGTGAACCTCATGAGTATCGATCCCTTCCTGTTTCTGACCGACCGAAAAGCGGCTCTCAAGTCCATTCACAATCCTCCGGTACTGCTCGAAGACCTCGATTATCTTAGCGACCGACTTCCCTCCGCGCTCTATCTTGGCGCAGGGCGGGAGCGCCATCGCTCAGTGAATCGGGGAAAGAACCGGCTCCGGAACATTCCCATACGCGGGCGAACCGCCGAGTACCCTTTTCTCGAAACCATCGAACTGGAGTCGGGCCGCCACCTTTCCCCTTTTGAAATCAATCGAAGTCATCCGGTGGCCGTCATTGGGCCGGGGGTGGCAGAAGAGCTCTTCCCCGGCGAGGACCCGATCGGAAAGAAGTTCAGGATCGTGGGCCGCCCCTTCCGGATCGTGGGAGTCAGCAAGGAAAAGGGAAGTCTGCTGGGGGAGGACCAGGACAAGTTTGCCATCATTCCCCTGACCAGTTTCTTCAAGATCTTCGGTCGCCACGGGCGGGATCCCTCGGTTACGATTTCCGTCAAGGCCATCGACACCGAGCATGTGGAACTGCTGAAGGATGAGTTGCGCACTGCCATGCGCAT from Candidatus Krumholzibacteriia bacterium harbors:
- a CDS encoding ABC transporter permease, which codes for MSPLEGIRIALATLWANKLRSALVMTGNLIAVASIIAVVSIIDGMNVYMHEKVFEQGSGIVNLMSIDPFLFLTDRKAALKSIHNPPVLLEDLDYLSDRLPSALYLGAGRERHRSVNRGKNRLRNIPIRGRTAEYPFLETIELESGRHLSPFEINRSHPVAVIGPGVAEELFPGEDPIGKKFRIVGRPFRIVGVSKEKGSLLGEDQDKFAIIPLTSFFKIFGRHGRDPSVTISVKAIDTEHVELLKDELRTAMRIRHKLRPADRDDFALQTSDAMLGLWDKVKNLLLAVLSMIVGISAVVAGIVIMNIMLVSVQERTREIGVRKAIGAKSSDILFQFMIEALVLSFFGGLMGILVGFSMAATIANFSPLPYSVQFWSVALGLVLTVAVGVFFGLYPARRAAHFDPVEALRYE